Proteins encoded within one genomic window of Acidimicrobiia bacterium:
- a CDS encoding ABC transporter ATP-binding protein, giving the protein MMRLHAPGTTRPAGAGPVKGSGIRLSAVEKTYRTGRVEHQALRGVDLAVAEGELVAIVGPSGSGKSTILNIITGIDRPTGGSVTVAGERIDQMTEEDLAGWRSANVGIVFQFFQLIPVLTALENALLPMEFNGRRKEPGHANRAAGNLELVGLGDRLDHLPAELSGGEQQRVAIARALANHPRLLVADEPTGNLDSATAEHMMELLVALNRDGTTIVFVTHDERLAGYAHRVVSVRDGRVVDRGGL; this is encoded by the coding sequence ATGATGCGACTGCATGCACCCGGGACAACACGGCCGGCCGGCGCCGGGCCCGTGAAAGGCAGCGGAATCCGGCTGTCGGCCGTCGAGAAGACCTACCGGACCGGCAGGGTGGAGCACCAGGCGCTGCGCGGGGTGGACCTCGCAGTCGCCGAGGGTGAACTGGTGGCGATCGTCGGTCCGTCGGGAAGCGGCAAATCGACGATTCTCAATATCATCACGGGAATCGATCGCCCCACCGGCGGATCGGTCACCGTGGCCGGTGAACGGATAGATCAGATGACGGAGGAGGATCTGGCCGGCTGGCGAAGTGCCAATGTGGGCATCGTGTTCCAGTTCTTTCAGCTGATACCGGTGCTGACCGCCCTCGAAAACGCTCTGCTGCCCATGGAGTTCAACGGCCGGCGAAAAGAGCCGGGACACGCCAATCGGGCCGCCGGCAACCTCGAGCTGGTGGGCCTGGGTGATCGCCTCGACCATCTTCCGGCCGAGCTCTCCGGCGGCGAGCAGCAGCGGGTAGCCATCGCCCGGGCACTCGCCAACCATCCGCGGCTGCTGGTTGCCGACGAACCGACCGGCAACCTGGACTCGGCCACAGCCGAGCACATGATGGAACTTCTCGTGGCCCTGAACCGGGACGGCACCACCATCGTCTTCGTGACCCATGATGAGCGGCTCGCCGGATACGCCCATCGGGTGGTGTCCGTCCGGGACGGGCGGGTGGTCGATCGCGGAGGTTTGTGA
- a CDS encoding putative quinol monooxygenase: protein MSKVSVIGTITCRDGKAGEMEKVLTAMVEAARGETGVEIYSYHRGEGNTFWFFALMADEESMRNHGRGEAMRAAMSAFGPLADGPPQMTVTTPVAAFGLDL from the coding sequence ATGAGCAAGGTATCGGTAATCGGCACGATTACGTGCCGGGACGGCAAGGCCGGAGAGATGGAGAAGGTTCTCACCGCCATGGTCGAGGCTGCGCGCGGCGAAACAGGGGTCGAGATCTACTCGTACCACCGCGGCGAAGGCAACACCTTCTGGTTCTTCGCCCTGATGGCAGACGAGGAATCGATGCGGAACCACGGTCGGGGTGAGGCGATGCGAGCGGCCATGTCGGCGTTCGGACCGCTGGCCGACGGTCCTCCGCAAATGACCGTCACCACCCCGGTCGCGGCATTCGGCCTCGACCTCTGA
- a CDS encoding BTAD domain-containing putative transcriptional regulator, whose protein sequence is MEFRMLGPLMVEDDGREITLGGPRQRTVLALLLANANKVVSTDFLIDELYGEVPPEAARKSLQSYVANLRKAVNVGSEMLRGRPPGYVLEVESRHVDALHFESQVMQARAVLAGDPAESARRLTDALGLWYGIPLVDVADESAVLRNLAGRLEELRLTAVELRIDANLALGRHQTMVPELENLTVQYPFRERFWEQLMLALYRSARQGDALRTFQKARRLLADELGIDPSPELQRLEQRILEQDPELGGVVETTVPSPALPEPGRTVRGYELRQTLFDDGETRLFRAYHPAVGREVTIEVIGAPRSDQAGFVRTFGPRAAAVARLEHPHLVPLLDYWREPGSACLVTRWYEGGTLADALRTGPWTTRSVLRMVGQIAPALAVAHRSGVTHGRLDPAAVLLDRAGNAYLGRFGLATDGTRGDVPHESAAAADLADLARLVSEALGGSRVDPAGHPLLPGSVGPAIVAALTSALDDPAGRNVEQFLAEFRAAAGSGPDAAAPSAPRPAANPYKGLKAFTEADAPDFFGRRSLTRSLLARMAERDERFLAIVGPSGSGKSSVVRAGLVPALRRGELPGSEQWFIAEMSPGASPFEELETALLRVAVNPPATLLEQLEGDSRGLLRAVRRVLPGPGVELVLVVDQFEDLFTRAGRADRDRFIESLLVACTEPNGQLHVVITMRADFYDRPLENPALAGIFSRCMETVYPMTPEELEQAISGPAARSGVAVEPELDVRIVADVADQPGALPLLQYAMTELFDRRTDSLLTSDSYQEIGGVLGALARRAEESFQSLDADGRATARQLFLRLVVPESGGGTIRRRVARSELTGIEDRRDVETVIEKFAASRLLTLDHDPVTRAPTVDIGHDALIEEWPRLRDWIGDAREDLRLGRRLAAAAAEWRESGNDDGYLLSGSRLAQYEMWSGAADVALTAGERSYLDASLARRATLEAVEQERRQRELVLERRSARRLRILVGVLAVSTLIAGALTVVARSQTRQAERNLAVSTARALTAEAVGNLEADPELSVLLALEAARTVEAAGEPVLRETVEALHRALLADRVLVAVPGGAGALSPDGTRLVTADPGTVMGGGPARGTLTVWDAATGEELITLEGHTGRTTDAAYDPTGGLIVSASMDRTARLWDATSGRELQTLAGHRGWLTSASFSPDGSQVLTTSVDGTVRLWSAAGGEPLATYSFDDIVTDAAMAPDGRLAVALDMSGAAVVAVDGTELLRLSGHGAGVCAVALDRDGTLLMTGGQDGLAVLWDAVTGEQMRAIQGHSGPVCGVDISRDGRRLVTAAEDGTARIWNAATGELELTLYGHRAGIGAARLSPDGRRLATASGDKTSRVWEVSGRGSREDAVFADDGASMTVARLSEDGSVLFTGAEDGSGILWGTADARLLHRLEGHTGRIFGAAFSGDGALLATAAEDTTARIWEVRTGRLLHVLTDHGDGVWGVDFSAAGDVLLTGSLDSTVRIWDVAAGTASATIDLSGRGVFSVGFGPAEDLIYAIGEGVSVFEAGTMAPRFTLDNNQGAALDHAFSPDGALLAVAGADGTIVLYQVDRDADVLLTEIRILTGHTGGVLDVEFSPDGTLLASSSLDNSVRLWTPDGAELLSLPGVTSPGTISFNADGTRLVVPGADGSARMLIVPEDELFHSAIDRLSRGLTLEECERFSLEAGCGES, encoded by the coding sequence ATGGAGTTCCGGATGCTCGGTCCACTCATGGTCGAGGACGACGGACGGGAGATCACGCTGGGCGGGCCGAGACAGCGAACCGTTCTGGCGCTCCTGCTGGCGAACGCGAACAAGGTCGTGTCCACCGACTTCCTCATCGACGAGCTGTACGGAGAGGTCCCGCCCGAAGCTGCTCGTAAATCGCTTCAGAGTTATGTCGCCAACCTTCGCAAAGCAGTCAACGTCGGCAGCGAGATGCTTCGTGGCCGCCCACCCGGTTACGTGCTCGAAGTCGAATCGCGCCACGTCGACGCGCTGCACTTCGAATCACAGGTCATGCAGGCTCGCGCCGTGCTGGCCGGCGACCCGGCCGAGTCCGCCCGGCGCCTCACCGATGCGCTCGGCCTCTGGTACGGAATCCCGCTCGTCGATGTGGCGGACGAGTCCGCCGTGCTGCGAAACCTGGCCGGGAGGCTCGAAGAGCTCCGCCTCACCGCGGTCGAACTCCGCATCGACGCCAATCTGGCTCTCGGCCGGCATCAGACGATGGTGCCCGAACTGGAGAACCTGACCGTCCAGTACCCGTTCCGGGAGCGGTTCTGGGAGCAGCTCATGCTGGCTCTCTACCGATCGGCCCGCCAGGGGGATGCACTCAGGACCTTCCAGAAGGCCCGGCGCCTCCTCGCCGACGAACTCGGAATAGACCCGTCGCCGGAACTGCAACGGCTCGAGCAGCGCATACTCGAGCAGGACCCGGAACTCGGCGGGGTGGTCGAAACGACTGTGCCGTCGCCGGCGCTGCCCGAACCCGGGCGAACCGTGCGCGGCTATGAGCTCAGACAAACGCTGTTCGACGACGGCGAGACGCGCCTGTTCCGGGCGTATCACCCGGCGGTCGGCCGGGAGGTCACGATCGAGGTGATCGGGGCCCCGCGCTCGGACCAGGCCGGTTTTGTCCGCACGTTCGGGCCCAGGGCCGCCGCCGTTGCCCGGCTCGAGCACCCGCACCTGGTTCCGCTGCTCGACTACTGGCGAGAACCCGGCAGTGCTTGCCTCGTCACACGCTGGTACGAGGGAGGAACCCTGGCCGATGCGCTGCGGACCGGACCATGGACGACCCGGTCCGTGCTGCGAATGGTCGGGCAGATCGCCCCCGCCCTGGCAGTGGCTCACCGGAGCGGAGTGACCCACGGCCGCCTCGACCCTGCTGCCGTGCTGCTCGATCGGGCAGGCAACGCATACCTGGGCAGGTTCGGCCTCGCAACGGACGGAACGCGTGGTGATGTCCCGCACGAGTCGGCTGCGGCGGCCGATCTGGCCGACCTCGCCCGTCTCGTTTCCGAGGCCCTCGGCGGGAGTCGGGTGGATCCGGCAGGGCATCCTCTGCTCCCCGGGTCGGTGGGTCCCGCGATCGTTGCAGCGTTGACGAGCGCTCTCGACGATCCGGCGGGACGGAACGTAGAGCAGTTCCTGGCCGAGTTCCGGGCTGCGGCCGGCTCCGGTCCGGACGCAGCCGCGCCCAGCGCTCCCCGCCCGGCCGCCAACCCCTACAAGGGACTCAAGGCGTTCACGGAGGCAGACGCCCCCGACTTCTTCGGCCGCCGGAGCCTCACGCGCAGCCTGCTGGCCCGGATGGCGGAACGGGATGAGCGGTTCCTGGCGATCGTCGGACCCAGCGGAAGCGGCAAGTCGAGCGTCGTTCGGGCCGGGCTCGTACCGGCCCTGCGGCGAGGAGAGCTTCCCGGATCCGAGCAGTGGTTCATAGCCGAGATGTCCCCGGGGGCGAGTCCGTTCGAGGAGTTGGAGACCGCGCTGTTGAGGGTGGCGGTGAATCCGCCCGCCACGCTGCTCGAGCAACTGGAGGGAGACTCGCGCGGACTGCTCAGAGCGGTCCGTCGCGTTCTGCCGGGTCCCGGAGTCGAACTGGTGCTGGTGGTCGACCAGTTCGAGGATCTCTTCACGCGGGCCGGAAGGGCGGACCGTGACCGGTTCATCGAGAGCCTCCTCGTCGCCTGCACAGAGCCGAACGGACAACTGCACGTCGTGATCACCATGCGGGCCGACTTCTACGACCGGCCTCTGGAGAATCCCGCACTGGCGGGGATCTTCAGCCGTTGCATGGAGACCGTCTACCCGATGACACCCGAAGAGCTGGAACAGGCCATATCCGGTCCGGCGGCGCGTTCCGGGGTGGCAGTCGAGCCGGAACTGGACGTGCGGATCGTTGCAGACGTGGCCGATCAGCCCGGGGCGCTGCCGCTGCTGCAGTACGCCATGACCGAACTCTTCGACCGGCGGACGGACTCCCTGCTCACCTCCGATTCCTACCAGGAGATCGGCGGGGTCCTGGGCGCTCTCGCCAGACGCGCCGAGGAATCATTTCAGTCCCTCGACGCGGACGGACGGGCCACCGCTCGCCAGCTCTTCCTGCGGCTGGTGGTGCCCGAATCCGGCGGCGGGACCATCCGCCGGCGGGTTGCCCGGTCCGAACTCACCGGAATAGAGGACCGGCGAGACGTCGAGACGGTCATCGAGAAGTTCGCAGCGAGCAGGCTTCTCACACTCGACCACGACCCAGTCACCCGCGCCCCGACGGTTGACATCGGCCACGACGCCCTCATCGAGGAGTGGCCCCGGCTGCGTGACTGGATCGGGGATGCTCGCGAGGACCTCCGGCTCGGACGCCGCCTGGCGGCGGCAGCCGCCGAGTGGAGAGAGTCCGGGAACGACGACGGCTACCTTCTGTCCGGCAGCCGTCTCGCCCAGTATGAGATGTGGTCCGGTGCCGCCGACGTTGCGCTCACTGCCGGCGAACGGTCCTATCTCGACGCCAGCCTGGCTCGCAGGGCGACCCTCGAAGCGGTCGAGCAGGAGCGCCGGCAGCGGGAACTGGTGCTCGAGCGTCGCTCCGCTCGCCGGCTCCGGATCCTGGTCGGCGTCCTGGCAGTCTCCACGTTGATCGCCGGCGCCCTGACGGTGGTGGCGAGGAGCCAGACCCGGCAGGCGGAGCGAAACCTCGCCGTCTCGACCGCCAGGGCACTCACTGCCGAGGCGGTCGGGAACCTGGAGGCCGATCCCGAGTTGTCGGTTCTCCTCGCACTGGAAGCGGCGCGCACGGTGGAGGCGGCCGGCGAACCGGTGCTGCGGGAAACGGTCGAGGCGCTGCACCGGGCCCTCCTCGCCGACCGGGTCCTGGTGGCGGTGCCCGGCGGGGCGGGAGCTCTCAGTCCGGACGGAACTCGCCTCGTGACCGCCGATCCCGGCACGGTTATGGGTGGCGGGCCGGCGCGAGGAACGTTGACGGTTTGGGATGCGGCCACCGGAGAGGAACTCATCACGCTGGAAGGGCATACCGGCCGGACCACCGACGCCGCCTACGACCCGACCGGAGGCCTGATCGTGTCGGCTTCGATGGACCGGACGGCTCGTCTCTGGGACGCGACGAGCGGCCGCGAGTTGCAGACCCTGGCCGGTCACCGCGGCTGGTTGACCAGCGCGAGCTTCAGTCCCGACGGTTCGCAGGTGCTGACTACCTCGGTAGACGGCACCGTTCGTCTCTGGTCTGCCGCCGGGGGCGAGCCTCTGGCGACGTACTCGTTCGACGACATCGTCACCGATGCGGCGATGGCTCCCGACGGAAGGCTGGCCGTCGCCCTCGATATGAGCGGCGCCGCCGTCGTCGCCGTCGACGGAACCGAGTTGCTGCGCCTTTCCGGCCACGGTGCCGGCGTTTGCGCAGTCGCTCTCGATCGGGACGGGACCCTGCTCATGACCGGCGGACAGGACGGCCTTGCCGTTCTGTGGGATGCAGTGACGGGCGAGCAGATGAGGGCGATCCAGGGCCACTCCGGCCCGGTGTGTGGTGTCGACATCAGTCGAGACGGCCGGAGGCTGGTCACGGCGGCCGAGGACGGAACGGCGCGAATCTGGAATGCCGCAACAGGAGAGCTCGAGCTGACTCTCTACGGCCACCGCGCCGGGATCGGGGCAGCGCGGCTGAGTCCCGACGGGAGACGACTGGCGACCGCTTCCGGCGACAAGACGTCCAGGGTGTGGGAGGTGTCCGGCCGCGGAAGCCGCGAGGACGCCGTCTTTGCCGATGACGGTGCTTCAATGACGGTGGCCCGGCTCAGCGAAGACGGCAGCGTTCTCTTCACCGGTGCCGAGGACGGGTCCGGGATTCTGTGGGGAACGGCCGACGCCCGCTTGTTGCATCGGCTGGAAGGCCACACGGGACGGATCTTCGGGGCGGCCTTCAGTGGCGACGGTGCGCTGCTGGCCACTGCCGCCGAGGACACGACGGCCCGGATCTGGGAGGTTCGGACCGGCCGGTTGCTGCATGTGCTGACCGATCACGGCGACGGCGTGTGGGGTGTCGACTTCAGCGCGGCGGGTGACGTCCTGCTGACCGGCAGCCTCGACAGTACGGTGCGGATCTGGGATGTGGCAGCCGGAACCGCTTCAGCCACCATCGACCTCAGCGGGCGAGGGGTCTTCTCGGTCGGCTTCGGTCCGGCAGAGGACCTCATCTATGCAATCGGCGAGGGTGTGAGCGTTTTCGAAGCCGGCACTATGGCGCCTCGCTTCACCCTCGACAACAACCAGGGGGCCGCGCTCGACCACGCATTCAGTCCGGACGGCGCGTTGCTCGCGGTAGCCGGAGCCGACGGGACGATCGTCCTCTATCAGGTCGACAGAGACGCAGACGTTCTGCTCACCGAGATCCGGATCCTCACCGGTCACACGGGGGGAGTGCTCGACGTCGAGTTCAGTCCGGACGGCACTCTGCTCGCTTCGTCGAGCCTCGACAACTCGGTCAGGCTCTGGACCCCGGACGGTGCAGAACTGCTGAGCCTCCCGGGGGTGACCTCACCGGGAACGATCTCCTTCAATGCCGACGGCACCCGGCTCGTCGTGCCCGGAGCCGATGGATCTGCCCGGATGCTGATCGTTCCCGAAGATGAGCTGTTCCACAGTGCAATCGATCGGCTGAGCCGGGGGTTGACGCTCGAGGAGTGCGAACGGTTCTCCCTCGAAGCCGGCTGCGGTGAATCTTGA
- a CDS encoding cation transporter, translated as MTDRDRSDLNRRALRLEYATIGWNLGEAVLTIGLGIAAGSLALIGFGSDSIIEVFASAVVVWHLIPGHDFDHPERTALALRLVSVAFALLALVLVSLSIRDLVGGRRPEESPWGIAYLAVTAVVMFTLAGFKKRLADRLESAPLRSEASMTFLDGILSAGTMLGLTLNALLDWWWADPAAALLVGLAAASEARENWAEAAELAEMGTGGFESP; from the coding sequence ATGACCGACCGCGACCGCTCCGACCTCAACCGAAGAGCCCTCCGGCTCGAGTACGCGACGATCGGGTGGAACCTCGGAGAGGCGGTGCTGACCATCGGGCTGGGAATCGCGGCCGGGTCCCTGGCCCTGATCGGATTCGGATCCGACTCGATCATCGAGGTGTTCGCATCCGCCGTCGTCGTCTGGCATTTGATACCGGGCCACGATTTCGACCATCCGGAGCGGACTGCCCTCGCCCTCCGGCTGGTGTCGGTGGCGTTCGCCCTGCTCGCCCTGGTTCTCGTCTCGCTCAGTATCCGGGACCTGGTCGGCGGACGCCGTCCGGAGGAGTCCCCGTGGGGAATCGCCTATCTGGCCGTCACTGCGGTGGTCATGTTCACCCTCGCCGGATTCAAGAAGCGCCTGGCCGACAGGCTCGAGTCGGCTCCGCTGCGCTCGGAGGCGTCGATGACGTTCCTCGACGGGATACTGTCCGCAGGCACCATGCTCGGGCTGACGCTGAACGCCCTGCTGGACTGGTGGTGGGCGGACCCGGCAGCCGCCTTGCTGGTCGGCCTGGCGGCCGCCAGCGAGGCCAGGGAGAACTGGGCAGAAGCCGCCGAACTCGCCGAGATGGGAACCGGAGGCTTCGAGTCTCCCTAA
- a CDS encoding antiporter, whose translation MADIYEWDVEDEAFWESTGKKVAKRNLWISIPSLLCGFAVWLYWSVITVQMLNLGFPFTNAELFTLSAIAGLTGASLRIPSSFFIRLAGGRNTIFFTTALLMIPAAGTGFALLSQDTPLWVFQLLAGLSGLGGGNFASSMSNISFFYPKRMQGLSLGLNAGLGNAGVTTMQVLIPLMMTFGFFGGGSMILETTSGTLIGKIAEGTETWIHNAGFVWLVFLIPLAFLGWFKMDNIRAEHVSPNIGSALSSFVKITGMLGLAFIPAAIGLFFILPSPTGLGWTWAKYPIIGLVIWGTVLLLKQLRGEIKPNLERQFKIFGNKHTWIMSVIYTMTFGSFIGYSAGFALAIKVIFGFQHIMVDGVMTHDLVNPNGPSALTFAWMGPFIGAFIRPVGGWIADKLGGARVTQWVSVTMIASALGVAYFMKQAYQSATPEDFFLPFFLLFLVLFAATGVGNGSTFRTIAMVFDQEQAGPVLGWTSAVAAYGAFVVPQEFGEQITKTTPEIALYAFAVFYAICLFLNWWYYLGPKAEFQNP comes from the coding sequence ATGGCTGACATCTACGAGTGGGACGTCGAAGACGAGGCATTCTGGGAGAGCACCGGGAAGAAGGTCGCCAAGCGGAACCTCTGGATATCGATTCCGAGCCTGCTGTGTGGCTTTGCCGTCTGGCTCTACTGGAGCGTGATCACAGTCCAGATGCTCAATCTGGGGTTCCCGTTCACAAACGCCGAGCTGTTCACCTTGTCGGCCATCGCCGGCCTGACGGGAGCCAGTCTTCGCATCCCGAGCAGTTTCTTCATCCGGCTGGCCGGTGGGAGAAACACCATCTTCTTCACAACTGCCCTGCTGATGATTCCGGCGGCCGGCACCGGGTTCGCCCTCCTGTCTCAGGACACTCCGCTCTGGGTCTTTCAGTTGCTGGCCGGCTTGTCCGGTCTGGGCGGCGGGAACTTCGCCTCGTCGATGTCGAACATCAGCTTCTTCTACCCCAAGCGCATGCAGGGCCTGTCGCTCGGGTTGAACGCCGGTCTGGGAAACGCGGGCGTCACGACTATGCAGGTACTGATCCCGTTGATGATGACCTTCGGCTTCTTCGGCGGGGGCTCGATGATCCTCGAGACGACATCCGGAACCCTCATCGGCAAGATCGCCGAAGGGACCGAGACCTGGATTCACAACGCCGGGTTCGTGTGGCTCGTGTTCCTGATCCCGCTCGCCTTCCTCGGCTGGTTCAAGATGGACAACATCCGCGCCGAGCACGTGTCTCCGAACATCGGGTCGGCTCTGAGTTCGTTCGTCAAGATCACCGGCATGCTGGGCCTTGCTTTCATACCGGCTGCGATAGGTCTCTTCTTCATACTGCCGAGCCCGACGGGACTGGGATGGACCTGGGCCAAGTACCCGATCATCGGACTCGTGATCTGGGGAACGGTTCTGCTCCTCAAGCAACTGCGCGGCGAGATCAAACCGAACCTCGAACGCCAGTTCAAGATCTTCGGGAACAAACACACCTGGATCATGAGCGTCATCTACACGATGACGTTCGGGAGTTTCATCGGCTACTCGGCCGGATTCGCCCTGGCCATCAAGGTCATCTTCGGGTTCCAGCACATAATGGTGGACGGGGTCATGACCCACGATCTCGTCAATCCCAACGGCCCGTCGGCGTTGACGTTCGCCTGGATGGGCCCGTTCATCGGGGCATTCATCCGCCCTGTCGGCGGATGGATCGCAGACAAGCTGGGCGGGGCGCGGGTGACGCAATGGGTGTCGGTGACGATGATCGCCAGTGCCCTCGGCGTCGCCTACTTCATGAAGCAGGCCTACCAGTCCGCAACTCCTGAGGACTTCTTCCTACCCTTCTTCTTGCTGTTCCTGGTCCTGTTCGCGGCGACCGGCGTCGGCAACGGATCCACTTTCCGCACCATCGCCATGGTCTTCGACCAGGAGCAGGCGGGACCGGTGCTCGGGTGGACCTCCGCGGTGGCCGCATACGGTGCGTTCGTCGTGCCCCAGGAGTTCGGCGAGCAGATCACCAAGACCACCCCCGAGATCGCCCTCTACGCATTTGCCGTCTTCTACGCCATCTGCCTGTTCCTGAACTGGTGGTACTACCTGGGCCCGAAGGCGGAGTTCCAGAACCCGTAG
- a CDS encoding MFS transporter — MSQDDRSPSTGETPPKLLDFSQERIRTLHYTWIAFFMTFYVWFNMAPMATTMLDSVGWLTDEHVKVLLIANVALTIPARIVVGALIDRFGARVVFSGLMIVMALPALAFVLADSFLQMLIARLVLSSVGAGFVIGIKMVAQWFPPKYIGRAEGFYAGWGNFGSAFAAMTLPWFAITVMDGWFGLGDNAWRWALGANGFVMGAYGVLYYFLVRDVPAGEQLHKAKKTEPMMVTSYRDLVQYLAWSFPLVGALGVLAWRISNVEIDGEAVISDGALLVIYGILLAVYAGHVFKTLQINLPYLRAGVPDGDRYHWGSVAALNSTYFANFGAELAVVSMLPKFFENTFVPLKDSGGSPLVTATVAGVVAASFAFVNLGARPLGGYLSDKMANRKRTMLIYMVGIAVGFLLMAFIGRWDGGVDADGLKTVVPMFGGLWWLVVAVAITIFASVFVQGAEGATFAIIPMINKRMTGQIAGMAGAYGNVGAVIYLVLFSLVDSKTFFFVLASGAALSFIVTLFMLEEPEDSFVEEFVHDAEGRLEA; from the coding sequence ATGAGTCAGGACGATCGGTCGCCGTCCACGGGCGAGACGCCGCCGAAGCTGCTCGACTTCAGCCAGGAACGAATCCGGACGCTCCACTACACGTGGATCGCTTTCTTCATGACGTTCTATGTGTGGTTCAACATGGCGCCGATGGCCACCACGATGCTGGACTCGGTCGGTTGGCTCACGGACGAGCACGTGAAGGTGCTGCTGATCGCCAACGTCGCACTGACGATTCCCGCCCGCATCGTGGTCGGGGCCCTGATCGACCGCTTCGGGGCGCGTGTCGTCTTCTCGGGCCTGATGATCGTGATGGCGCTGCCCGCCCTGGCTTTCGTCCTCGCCGACTCCTTCCTGCAGATGCTGATCGCCCGCCTCGTGCTCAGTTCGGTCGGTGCCGGATTCGTCATCGGGATCAAGATGGTCGCCCAGTGGTTTCCCCCGAAATACATCGGCAGAGCCGAAGGGTTCTACGCCGGCTGGGGGAACTTCGGATCGGCTTTCGCCGCCATGACGCTCCCCTGGTTCGCGATCACGGTCATGGACGGCTGGTTCGGACTCGGCGACAACGCCTGGCGGTGGGCGCTCGGAGCCAACGGCTTCGTCATGGGCGCCTACGGAGTGCTGTATTACTTCCTCGTCCGGGACGTACCGGCCGGCGAGCAACTCCACAAAGCCAAGAAGACGGAACCGATGATGGTTACGTCGTACCGTGACCTGGTCCAGTATCTCGCCTGGTCGTTCCCGCTCGTAGGTGCTCTCGGGGTTCTCGCCTGGCGAATCAGCAACGTCGAGATCGACGGCGAGGCGGTCATCTCCGACGGAGCGCTGCTCGTCATCTACGGCATACTCCTGGCGGTCTATGCGGGTCACGTCTTCAAAACCCTGCAGATCAACCTGCCGTACCTGCGTGCGGGCGTTCCCGACGGGGACAGGTACCACTGGGGCAGCGTGGCGGCCCTCAACAGCACCTATTTCGCCAACTTCGGTGCGGAACTGGCCGTCGTGTCGATGCTGCCGAAGTTCTTCGAGAACACCTTCGTTCCCCTCAAGGACAGCGGCGGAAGCCCTCTGGTCACCGCCACCGTCGCCGGGGTGGTGGCGGCATCGTTCGCGTTCGTGAATCTGGGAGCCCGGCCGCTGGGCGGATACCTGTCCGACAAAATGGCCAACCGCAAACGAACCATGCTGATCTATATGGTCGGCATCGCAGTTGGATTCCTGCTGATGGCCTTCATCGGCAGATGGGACGGCGGGGTCGACGCCGACGGGCTCAAGACGGTCGTTCCGATGTTCGGAGGGCTCTGGTGGCTCGTCGTGGCGGTGGCCATCACGATCTTCGCCTCCGTGTTCGTGCAGGGAGCGGAAGGCGCCACGTTCGCCATCATCCCGATGATCAACAAGCGGATGACGGGACAGATAGCAGGAATGGCGGGCGCCTACGGCAACGTCGGGGCCGTCATCTACCTGGTGCTGTTCTCGCTGGTCGACTCGAAGACCTTCTTCTTCGTCCTGGCATCCGGCGCGGCGCTCAGCTTCATCGTGACGCTGTTCATGCTCGAGGAACCCGAGGATTCGTTCGTAGAGGAGTTCGTCCACGACGCGGAAGGTCGCCTCGAGGCATAG
- a CDS encoding Rieske 2Fe-2S domain-containing protein translates to MSEEIEVGPAAELPPGTVVGAGHYAVGNAGEVFAVSRRCRHLYADLAGGTVDEEGCLVCPWHGAKYNTKTGRMVRGPQGIFARIPGLGTAFKALTLVMPLRRGKVVERDGVLFVE, encoded by the coding sequence ATGTCCGAGGAGATCGAAGTAGGACCCGCGGCCGAGCTGCCACCAGGTACGGTCGTCGGGGCCGGCCACTATGCGGTCGGCAACGCCGGCGAGGTCTTCGCCGTCTCGCGCAGGTGCCGCCACCTGTACGCCGACCTCGCCGGCGGCACCGTGGACGAGGAGGGGTGTCTCGTTTGCCCCTGGCACGGCGCCAAGTACAACACCAAGACGGGGCGCATGGTGCGCGGGCCCCAGGGGATCTTCGCCAGGATTCCGGGTCTCGGAACGGCATTCAAAGCCCTGACGCTGGTCATGCCGCTGCGGCGGGGCAAGGTGGTCGAGCGCGACGGAGTCCTGTTCGTCGAATGA